The Chthoniobacterales bacterium nucleotide sequence AACCCTTGGAATAAGCCCCGCGGTCGGGCGCAGCTTCACGGAGGAAGAATCGGTCGCGCAGAAGAACGTCGTCATCTTGACGGACGGCTTTTGGAGGAAGGAGTTCGGTGCCGATCCAAAAATATTGGCCCGCGATACTCGCATAAACGGTATCCCAAGAGAGATCGTTGGCGTTCTGCCCCCTGAGTTTCGTTTTCTCTCTTCCGAGGCGCGCGTTTTTGTCGGGTTAAAAACCGACGCACTCCAGCGTGGACCGAACGCGCGTCATTCTGGCGGCGGCGGCACGCACCTGATTGCGCGCTTGAAACCGGGTGCGACGATCGCGGACGCACAAGCCCAGATCGACGCTCACAACGCCGAAATGGAGAAGGACAATCCGCAGGCAAAAATGATGGCCGAAGCCGGCTTCCGTTCGCTGGTGGTTCCGCTGCATGCCTACCACGTCCGATCTGTCCGCCCGACCCTTTTGTTGCTGCAGGGCGGCGTCTTTTTCCTTCTGCTTATCGGCGCGGTGAACCTCGTGAATCTTCTCCTGATTCGCGCGAGCGGTCGCGCGAAGGAAGTGGCAATCCGGCAATCGATGGGCGCGAGCCGGTGGCACGTTGTGAAGCAGGTGATGATCGAGACGGTGTTGCTGACGTCGGTGGGCGGCGTCATGGGATTGATCATCGGAGCGTGGGGGATCCGGCTCCTGGAAGTTCTCGGCGCGGATCGTTTGCCGCTCGGCGCGCGCATCGCGTTCGACGATTCGCTCGCCGTCGTCGGGCTCCTCAGCGCGATCGTCCTTGGGATCGTGATCGCGGCGCCAATCGCCTGGTTCAACCTGCGCAGCCATCTCGCGAATGCGCTTCAATCCGAGTCGCGCTCCGGCACAGTCAGCCGCGCCGCGCAACAACTGCGCCACGGCTTCATTGTCGCCCAGATCGCGCTCGCCTTTGTTTTGCTCGCGGGAGCGGCGCTCCTCGGGCTGAGTTTGAAAAACGTCATGGCGGCTCCGTCCGGTTTTCGGGCCGAGCACGTTCTCACCGGCGAGTGCGCCATCTCGTGGCACGAAATTCAGAACCGCGTCGCCACCTTCGATCGCTTGCTGGATTCGATCCGGCAACAGCCGGGAGTCGTTTCCGCGGGAACGATCACCAGCATTCCGCTGAGCGGCGATAGCGGCAAGACGGCCGTCACACCGAAGGGCTATGTGCCGCCGCCCGGTCAATCGGTGCACGGTCATTATTCGTATGCCGTCCACGGTGATTACTTCTCGGTTCTCGGCATCCCCCTGCGCGAAGGACGTTTTCTCATCTCCGAAGATTCCCATCGATCGGAACGCGTTTGTGTGGTGGACGAAGATCTGGTGCGCCGTTACTGGCCCACCGGCGGCGCGCTCGGCCAGAAGATCGCCTTGGGCGACGAATCAGATGATGCGCACCTCTTCACGATTGTCGGGATCGTCGGGTCGGTGAAACAAGCCGAGCTCACCGAGCCCTCGGGACAGGGCGCCGTCTACCTGCCTTTTTCGCAACGGGAGAGCAATAGTGTTTTCATCGTGACCCGCACGAGCCAGCGTCCGGAAGCATTCGCCGAGACGTTGCGAAAACTCGTCCACGCGGCGAATCCGCAGCTGGCGGTCGATAACATCCGCTCGATGGAAACGCGTGTCGCCGACAGCCTCATCGCGCGGCGCTCGCCGGCCTTGCTCGCCGTAATTTTCGCCGGTGTCGCTTTGCTCCTGGCAGCGATTGGAACCTACGGCGTTCTGAGTTACGCCGTCGCGCAGCGGACCCGGGAGATCGGGATTCGAATGGCGGTCGGCGCGCAGCGCGAACAAATCGGCGCGCAGTTTCTCAAGATCGGTTTGCGGTTGTTGATCGCCGGGAGCGTGTTCGGCCTGATCGGGGCCGCGATCTGCGGGCGCGCTCTGCAAAGCATCCTCTTCAATGTTCCGCCGCTCCATCTCGCCACGCTGTTGACGACGGCGGCAATCATGACGGTCGTCTCCCTGATTGCCTGCTGGCTGCCGGCTCGCCGAGCGAGCCGCACCGATCCAATGGAAGCTCTCCGCGCCGAATGAAGAAGGAAGTGACCTGTGACGAGTGACAAGTGACAAGATGAACCCGGCCAATCGAAATTCGAGAATTGAGAATCGAAAATTCCTATGATCACCGATCTTCGCTCCGCCTTTCGTCAACTTTCCAAATCGCCGGGGTTCGCCTTCATGGCCATCGCCACGCTCGCCGTCGCGATTGGTCTCAACACGGCGATTTTCACCGTCGTTCACGCGCTCTTACTCGATCCATTTCCTTATCCGAACTCGGACCGCCTCGTGCAGTTGCGGCAGCAGAAACCGCACGTTGAGCCGGAGCCGCGCACGAATTACACCGGGCGCGAGTTTGGCGCGTTTCACGAACAGGCGCGCAGCTTTTCGGGTTTGGCGGCGATGGAGCCAGTTTCGCGCAACGTCACCGTCGGCAATCAGGAACCCGAGCGTGTCGGCGGCGCGAAAGTGACGGCGGACTTTTTCACCCTGCTCGGCATCGCTCCGCAGCTTGGGCGAACCTTGTTACCGGAAGAGCAGGGAACTGGCGGACCGCGCGTGGTCGTGATCGGCCAGCAGTTGTGGAAGAACCGATTTGGCGGCGATCCGAATATCGTCGGCCGTACGCTCGAGCTGGACGCGGAGCCGTTCACGATCGTCGGCGTAATGCCGGCGCGCTTTCAGTACGCGAACACGGCCTTCTGGTTCCCGTTCCCGTTTGAAATGCAAAACGCGCCGCAGCGCTGGTACACCGTGATCGGCCGGCTCGCGTCCGGTGCGACGATCGCTTCCGCCAACGCGGAGCTGAAGACACTCGCCGGGCGTTTCGTCCAGACGCAACCGGGAGTCTCGGATTATTCCGGCTGGACCGTCTTCGCGCTTCCGTTGCGTGATGCGCTTCTTGGAAGTGTCCGGACAGCGGTGATCGTTCTCACCGCGGCGGTCGCACTCGTCCTGTTGATCGCGTGCGCGAATGTGGCGGGGTTGTTGCTCGTCCGGTCGAGCACGCGCCAGCGGGAGATCGCAATTCGCGCGGCCATCGGAGCCAGCCGTGCGCATTTGTTGCGGCAGTTTCTTTTTGAAAGCGGTGTGCTCGCGTTGATTGGCGGCGCCCTTGGAATTCTTCTCGCGGCCTGGAGTATCGAGCCATTGATCAAGCTCTTGCCGGAAGCCGGACTAATCGATGGCGGGATTCCGGCGGAGACTTCGATCCACTTGTCGGCGCCGGTATTGTTATTCGCGGTCGGCGTCACCTTCGCGACGACATTGCTCTTCGGGTTGTGGCCGGCATGGCAGGCCTCGCGCACGGATGCGGGACTTGCGCTGCGTCTTGGCGATCGCTCCGGACAGGGGGGACGCCAGCCCCTCCGCGCGGCGCTGATTGTGACCGAGATCGCCCTGGCTGTCGTGCTCCTGGCCGGCGCCGGATTACTGTTGCGCAGCTTCGCCCAGCTGGTCTCCACGGATCCGGGGTTCAGACCTGAAAAGGTCCTGACCGCTCGGATCAATCTCCCGCCGGCTCGCTATGACAAGGCCGGCGCGGTCTCCAGTTTCGCGGAGCAACTGACCGCGCAGATTGCGACGCTGCCGGGCGTGAACGCAGCCGCAGCCGTGTCCCATCCGCCCTTCTCATTCGCCGACCGGTTCCCGTTCGCGGTGGAAGGCAAGACCGCGACGGAGCAACGGTTGAGCGCGGACAACCGCGTGGTGTCGCCGAACTATTACGACGTCATGGGCATTCCGCTCCGGCGCGGGCGCGCGTTTACCGATCACGACCGGGCCGATCAGCCGGGCGTTGTGATAATTAATGAAGCAATGGCGCGGCGAACCTGGCCGGATGAGGATGCGATCGGCAAACGCATCATTGTTTACGTCGCGGGCCAGGAATTCCCGATGACGGTCGTCGGGATTGTGGCCGATTCGCGCCAGCTCGATCTCGAACAAGCGACCGCGCCCGAGATGAATTTCCCGATGGCGCAGATGGCGAGGATGCTGCGGCGAATCAATATTGTCGTGCGGACGAACACGGAGCCGAACAGCCTCGTGCCGGCGATTCGCACCGAAGTCGGGAAGATTGATCCGCAGCTTCCGCTCTACAACATCACGACGATGAGCGCGGCGGTGAGCGATACGGTCGGTGTCCGGCGCTTCGCCATGGCGGTGCTCGGGTTGTTTGCGGCGGTGGCGCTGCTTCTCGCGCTTTCGGGGATTTACGGCGTAATCGCTCACGCGGTTGCGCAACGCACCCACGAGATCGGGATCCGAATGGCGCTGGGCGCGGCGCGCGAGGACGTCCTGCGCATGATCCTGGGCGAAGGTGGCCGACTCGCGCTGGCCGGCGTCGGGATCGGGATCGGCGCTTCGTTTCTGCTTACGCAATGGCTTCGCACCCTGCTCTACGGCGTGAGCGCCACCGACCCGCTCACCTTTCTTGCCGTCGCTTTGCTCCTCCTTTTTACCGCGATGTTCGCCTGCTGGATTCCAGCTCGGCGCGCCTCGCGTGTGGACCCCATGATCGCCCTTCGCTCCGAATGAGATTCATCAATCGAAAATCCATATGCTAAACGACTTCCGTTACGCGCTCCGTCAGCTCATCAAAGCTCCAAGCTTCACCTTCGTCGCCATCATCACGCTCGCGCTCGGGATCGGCGCCTGCACGGCGATCTTCTCCGTCGTCAACACGGTGCTTCTCCGCCCGCTCGACGCTCCGGATTCCGACCGGCTGGTCGTGATTCGCGAGACGCAATTGCCGCAGTTTCCGGAGTTCTCCGTCTCGCCACCAAATTATCTCGACTGGGAAAAACAAACGAAGTCGTACGAATACCTCGCGGCCTATACCGGCGCATCCTTGAACCTGACCGGCGAAGGCGAACCGCAGCGGCTTGTCGGCCTGAAAGTGACCGGGCATTATTTTGATGTCTATGGAGTGAAGCCGGTCCTCGGGCGCCTGTTGCTTCCGGAGGAAGACGCGCCTGGAAAAAACCACGTCGTGGTCCTGAGCCATGGATTTTGGCAGCGTGTCTTTGGCGGCACGAAGGATGTGATCGGCCGCTCGGTCCAGCTCAACGGCGAGCCGTACCAGATCGTGGGCGTGGCGCCGTATCTCGGAATCGCGAGCAAGGTCGATGTCTGGACGCCGATGGCGTTTAAGCCCGACGAAACCGACAACAAGGCGCGCGGCGGGCACTACATCAACGTCTGGGGCCGCCTGAAGCCCGGCGTTACGGTGAAGCAGGCAAAAGCCGAGCTCGATGTGATTGCCAACCAGCTCGCCGTCCAATATCCCGACCCGCAGAAAGGATGGGGCATTTTCATGATGCCGCTCCAGGATTATCTCGTCCGCGACGTGCGGCCGGTTCTTTACACGCTACTTGGGGCGGTCGGCTGCGTTCTGCTGATCGCGTGCGCAAATCTGGCCAATCTTCTTCTCGCCCGCGCCACCGCGCGCCATCGCGAGATCTCCATTCGAGCGGCGCTCGGCGCCGGCCGTGGCCGCCTGGTCCGGCAACTTCTGACTGAAAGCGTCGTGCTCGCGCTTTGCGGCGGAATCGCCGGGATCGTTCTGGCGAAATGGGGCCTCGATCTGCTTCTGGCGCTCGCGCCCACCACTCTTCCCCGGAGCACTGAGATCCATCTCGATTCCGGCGTTCTCCTGTTCTCGCTGGCGCTGAGCATCGTGACCGGCCTCTTATTCGGAATAGCACCAGCATGGCTCGCGGCTCGCGCGGATGTGAACGAAGCGTTGAAGCAGGGAACTCGCGGCTCGACCGAGGGCGGCGCGCGCGGCCGGCTGCGTAGCGCGCTTGTCGTCGCCGAAGTGGTCCTGGCTCTTGTTCTGCTCGGCGGCGCCGGGTTGCTCGCCCGCAGTTTCATGCAACTTGCCCACGTCGATCCCGGTTTCATCCCGGAAAACGCGACCACGCTCCGGCTCTCGTTGCCGCAGAAGAAATACGCCGAGCCAGAACAACAAAACGCGTTTGCCAACGCGCTGCTCGAACGCCTGAAAGACTTGCCCGGCGTGCAGGCGGTCGGCATTACCCATTCGATGCCGCTCGTCGGTGATTACGTTCTCGGCTTTAACATCGAGGGCCGGCCGCCGATCGACCCCGCCGATCTGCCGAACACGAACTATTACGCGGTCACGCCGGATTACTTTCGCGCCATGGGAATTCGGCTCGTGCGCGGCCGAGGGTTCACTCCGCAGGATGACGCGAAAGCGCCGCGCGTGGCGATTATCAACGAAACGATGGCCCGGCAATTTTTCCCGAACGAAGATCCCATCGGCAAACGGATCAACATCACGAATGGACCGGACACCTGGCGGCAGATCATCGGCATCGTCGGCGACATCAAACAATACGGCGTGGACAAGGCGACCAGCGCTCAATCTTACGAGCCGTTCGCCCAGGTCCCGTTCAGCTCGATCAACGTCGTAATCCGGACGAAAGGTTCGCCGGCCGCTTTGCTCAGTGCGCTTCGTCCCGCGGTTTACGCAGTCGACAAAGACCAGCCGATCAGCACGATTCGCCCGCTCGAAGAAATCATGGCCGACAGTATTTCGCGGCAGCGTTTCGCGATGACGTTGCTGACCGTATTTTCGGCCGTGGCGCTCGTGATCGCAGCGGTCGGCATTTACGGCGTGATGGCTTACAACGTCGTCCAGCGGACCGGCGAATTCGGGATTCGGATGGCGCTCGGCGCGCAGCAGGGTGACGTGCTGCGGCTGGTTCTGACGCAAGGCGGCAAGCTAATTGGCCTGGGTCTGTTGATCGGGTTGCTCGCCACGGTCGCCGCTTCCTACGCAATGCGCTCGATTCTCTTCAACACCAGCGCCTTCGATCCGCTCACCCTGACCACCATCACGCTCGTCCTCGCAGCGGTAGCCCTGGTCGCCTGCTTCTTCCCCGCGAATCGAGCCACCAAGGTGAACCCGATCGAGGCGTTGAGGGCGGAGTGAAGAAAGTGACGAGTGACATGTGACGAGTGACGTGAAATGACGGACTTACGCTACGCCTTCCGCCAGTTGATTAGATCGCCGAGCTTCAGTGCCACGGCGATCATCGCGCTCGCCCTCGGGATCGGCGCCACGACAGCGATGTTCGCGGTCATTTACGCATTTCTGCTCCGGCCGCTGCCGTACACGGATCCGGACAAACTGGTCATGCTTCAATCGCGGGGAACCCGCACGGGAAATGATGTCGGCGTAAACTATCTCGACTTCGTCGACTGGAAGAAACAGAGCCAGAGCTTCTCGGACATCGCCTTTTTCAATCTCCGCTGGAACGGCAATATCGAATCGCCCGGCGGAATGACGGAGACGCTCAAGACCACTTTTACGACCGCGAACCTGTTCTCGTTGCTCGGCGTCCAGCCGATGCTGGGGCGCGATCTCACTCCTGCCGATGATGAAGAGAAGGCGCCGAAAGTCATCATGATCAGCGAACGGGTTTGGAAAAAAACCTTCGGCGGCGATCCGAACGTGATTGGGCGCACTATCCGCCTCGACGGCGGCACACCCCGCACGGTGGTTGGCGTTATGCCCGCTGGATTCCGTTTCCCGGTCCAGACCGACCTCTGGGTCCCGATGGCGTCCGTCTTCGGCAAAACCACCAACCGCGAGTGGCGCGCGGATCAGGCGATGGGCCGGCTCAAACCTAACGTCACGGTTGCGGAGGCGCAGGCTGAAATGACGCTGATCGCCCAGCAGCTGGCGCAGCTGTATCCGAATACCAACAAGGAGGTGGGCGCGGCGGTCGTGCCCTTGCGCGATCATACCACCGGCAATGTTCGATTCTCGCTGGTGCTTTTGCTCGCCTCGTGCGGCGGCGTGCTTCTGATTGCGTGCGCAAACGTTAGCCAGCTTTTGCTCGCCCGCGGCACGACAAGCGAACGCGAACTTTCCATTCGTGCCGCCCTTGGCGCCAGCCGCTGGCGGCTTGCTCGACAGGTCCTTGCGGAAAGCGCCTTGCTCGCGATCAGCGGCAGTATCGCGGGCGCGTTGCTTGCGTTCTGGCTGGTCGGCAGCGTTGCCGCCGCGATCCCGGTCGAGCTTCCGTTCTGGATTCGGATCGATCTGAACCCGAGCGTGCTGATTTTCGCCATCGGCATTTCCGGCCTCACCACTTTGCTCGCGGGATTTCTTCCGGCCTGGCAGTCCGCGCGGGTCGAGATTTCGCAATCGTTGAAAACATCGAGCGGAACGGTGGCCGGCACGGGACGACGGGCGCGCGAGCTTCTTACGGCCGCGCAGGTGGCGATTTCGGTGATTCTCCTCGTGGGAGCGAGTCTCGTTCTCCGCAGTTTGCTCAAATTGAATGAGGTGAATCCGGGATTCGATCCTCACCAGACGGTGATGATGGAAGTGAACCCGACCTACGTCGGCGATGAACCGTCGCAAACGCGCGCCGATCGTTACGCGCGCCTGCTCCAGCGAATCAGCCAGTTGCCGGAAGTGGAGTCGGCCGCAGCCAACAACAGCCCGCCCTTCGTCCCGCAACGACCGTGGAACCGCCTCGCCTTCACCGCCGAAGGTCAATCGGACGACGAACAACGCGCGAACCCGCGCCCCAATTTCCAAACCGTGAGCCCGGAATATTTCCGGCTTCTCCGCATTCCATTGCTGCGCGGTCGCGCGTTCCAGGACAGCGATACGATGGAAGCCACGCGCGTTTGCGTGATGAGCCAGCGGCTCGCCGAGAAAGTTTTCCCGGGCCAGGACCCGCTCGGCAGACGCATCACCATGGGCAGGCCCGACGATGAAGGCGGTCCGAATTGGATGACCGTGGTCGGCGTGGTGGGCGACGTGCGTCACCAGGCGCTGGGAAATGAAGCCGGGCCGGATCTTTACAACACGAGTCTCCAACTCGCCTGGAAGCAGATGCATTTTCTGGTGCGAGTGCGCGAAGGAATCAAGCCGCTGAGCATCGTGCCGTCGCTCCGCAAAGAAATGGCGGTCGTCGCGCCGGAAGTTGGCGTTTTCAACTTCGTTTCGTTCGGGGACGAGGTGACAAACTCTCTCTGGCAACAGCGGCTCCGCGGATGGCTCCTGGGATTTTTCTCAGTGGTCGCTCTGGCGTTGGCGGCAACGGGGTTGTATGGCGCGATCGCCTACGGCGTCGCGCAACGGACCCGTGAGATCGGGGTGCGGATGACGCTCGGCGCCGATCGTGCCGCCGTTCTGCGACTGGTGCTCGGACAGGGAATGCGCGCAGTCGCGTTCGGAATTCTGGCCGGCGTGGGCGGCGCCCTTCTGCTTTCGCGCGTGGTGAGCGCATCGCTTTTCGGCATTAACGCGAACGATCTCGCCAGTTACGCCGGAGCGACTCTTCTCCTCGCCGCCACCGCGGCAATCGCCGCCTTGATTCCGGCGCGCCGCGCCAGCCAGGTGAATCCGATGGAAGCGCTGAGAACAGAATGACGAAAGTGACGTGTGACGAGTGACGTGAAATGACTGACTTACGCTACGCTTTCCGGCAGCTCGTTAAATCGCCCAGCTTCAGTGCAACGGCGATCGTCGCGCTGGCCCTGGGGATTGGCGCGACGACGGCGATGTTCGCGGTGATCTACGCGTTTCTGCTCCGCCCGTTGCCCTACGCAAATCCGGATCAGCTCGTCATGCTGCAATCGCGGAACGTGACCACGGGAAACGATCTCGGCGTTAACTACCTCGACTTCCTGGATTGGCGAAAAGAGAGCCGCAGCTTTTCCGATGTCGCCTTCTGCAATCTGTTCTGGAACGGCAACGTCGAATCGCCCGCCGGCTCGACTGAGACAGTCAAGACGACCTTCACCACCGCAAACTTGTTCTCCCTCCTTGGCGTGCAGCCAATGCTCGGCCGCGATCTCACTCCCGCCGACGATGAACCGAACGCGCCGAAAGTGCTGCTGATCAGCGAACGACTCTGGAAAAGAACCTTCGGCGGCGATCCCAACATCATCGGGCGGGATATCCGCCTCAGCGGGACGCCGCGCGCGGTCGTCGGCGTCATGCCCACCGGTTTCCGTTTCCCATCGCAAACCGACCTTTGGGTTCCCGTGGGCTCAGTCTACGGCATGGCGTGGACGTCCGGGGCCACGAATAGCAACAAGGACCGCGCCTGGCGATCCGATCAGGCCATAGCCCGGCTCAAGCCCGGCGTGACGATGCAGACGGCGCAGAGCGAGATGAGCGTGATCGCGGAACGTCTGGCCCAACAATATCCGGACACGAACAAGCTCGTCGGCGCAGCGGTCGTTCCGTTGCGCGATCACGTTGCCGGCAACGTCCGTTTCTCATTGCTCCTCCTGCTGGCGGCATGCGGTGGCGTTCTCCTCATCGCGTGCGCAAACGTCAGCCAGCTTCTCCTGGCGCGCGCCACGACGCGGCACCGTGAACTTTCGGTTCGCGCCGCCCTGGGGGCGAGCCGCTGGCGACTCGCGCGGCAGGCCCTCACGGAAAGCGCCTTGCTCGCGATCGTTGGAAGTATCGTCGGCGCGTTGCTGGCCGTTTGGCTTGTCGATGTGGTGACGAAGGCCATCCCGATCGAGCTGCCGTTCTGGATCCGGATCGATCTCAATCCGTTCGTGCTCGGCTTCACCATCCTCGCTTCAGGCCTGACCACGTTGCTCGCCGGGTCGCTTCCAGCGTTCCAAAGCGCGCGCGTTGAAATCGCCCAATCGATGAAATCGAGCGCCGGTCCGGTCGTCGGCGCCGGCGCCCGCGCCCGCGAGCTGCTGACCGCCGCGCAGGTTGCGATCTCGATCGTTCTTCTCGTCGGCGCCAGTCTTGTCCTGCGGAGCCTCTTAAAACTGGGCGAGGTGAATCCCGGCTTCGATCCAAGCCACGTCGTGATGATGACAGTTAATCCGACTTACCAGGGCGAGGAGCCGGAGCAGACGATGCTGGATCGTTACTCGCGCTTGATGCAGCGCCTCAGCGAAATGCCGGGAGTCGAATCGGTCGCGGTGAATAACAGTCCGCCCTTCGTTCCCCAGGGACCCTGGAACCGCAGCCAGGTCGTGGGCGAAACCCAGCCGGTTTCGCCATCGCTCAATCCGATCGCCAATTTCCAGAGCGTGAGCCCGGATTATTTTCGGGTGCTCCGCATTCCGCTGGTGCGCGGACGCTTTTTCTCGGCGGCGGACAAGCTGGGCGAGCCGCGCGTTTGCATCGTGAGCGAACGGCTTGCGAAAGCGCTTTGGCCTAACGAGGACCCGGTCGGCCGGACCTTGCGCTCGCAGTGGCCGGGCTCGACCGCACCGCCCAACACCTTGATGACCGTGGTCGGTGTCGTCGGCGACGTGCGGGATCAGGCCCTGGAGCGCGAGGCCGGGCCGGGTCTTTACCGGCCCATTTTGCAGGGCGTCTGGAAGCAGCTGTATTTTCTCGTCCGCGCCCGCGGTAATGCGCTCGCTCTGGCGCCGGCGATTCGCCGCGAGATCGCGAGCGCTGCGCCGGAAGTAGGCGTCTACCATTTCGTCTCGCTCGAACAGGAAGTCGCGAACTCCCTCTGGCAATCGCGGCTCCGTGGCTGGCTCCTGGGATTTTTCTCGATGGTGGCGCTGGCGCTCGCGGCCACCGGTCTCTCCGGCGCGATCGCCTACGGCGTGGCGCAACGAACGCGCGAGATCGGCGTGCGCATGGCGCTCGGCGCAACGCGCCCCGCTATTCTTCGGCTTGTTCTGGGCCAGGGAATGCGCGCCGTCGTTCTCGGCCTGGTCGCGGGAATAATTGGAGCCATCGTGGTGTCGCGTCTTCTCCGCGCATCCTTGTTCGGGATCAGCGCAGACGATCTCGCCAGTTATACCGGAGCAACCCTGCTTCTCGCCGCGACCGCAGTCGTGGCCGCTTTGATTCCCGCCCGCCGCGCCACCCAGGTCAACCCCACGGAAGCGTTACGAACAGAATGAAGCAAGTGACGAGAAACTACAGGTTCTGAGATCCGCCAATCGAAAATCGAAATTCGAGAATCGAAAATTATGATGACCGACATCCGCTACGGCTTACGCCAACTCATCAAGCACCCCGCCTTCACCATCATCGCGATCCTTACCCTCGCGCTCGGGATCGGGGCGAACACCGCGATCTTTAGCGTAGTCAACGCCGTTCTCCTGAAACCACTGCCGTTTCCCGAACCGGACCAGCTCATTGCCGTCGGGATGACCGATACGCGGCAGAAGGGGGAAACGAATTTGGGTTCGCTTTCGTATCCGGACTTCTTCGATTTCCGGGACCAAAACCGGACGCTCGCGAGCATTGCCGTCTACGCCGACCGATCGTTCGCGCTCACCGGTGAGGAAGGAGCGACCAGTCTGCACGGGGTGAAAGCCAGCGCGGAATTTTTCGACGTGCTCGGCATCAAGCCCAAAATGGGGCGCGCTTTCGTGCGGGAAGATGAACAGGGCGGTGGCGGCCCGGGCGGATTCAAGGTCCTTATTAGTGACGAGTTTTGGAAGAAACATTTCGCGGGTGATTCAAATGTGATCGGCCGCCCCGTCACGCTCGACCGGCGTCCGCACACCGTGATCGGCGTCCTGCCGGCGGGATTTCAGTTCCCGATCCAAAACGATGCGACTGATTTCTATGTCTCAATTGCGGAAGACGCCGCGAACCCCGACGGCTCGCAGCCGCAAACAAAGCAGCGCGGCAGCCACAGTCTCCGGGCAGTGGCTCGATTGAAACCGGGCGCGAGCGTTGCCCAGGCGAATTCGGATTTGTCCGCGATCGCCGAGGCGCTCTCGAAACAATATCCCGAGTCGAATACCCATTTCGGCGTGCTGGCGAAACCGCTGCGCGAGGAGATGATCGGCGACGTCCGCACCGCGTTATACATTCTCTTTGGCGCCGTCGTCTGCGTGCTCCTGATTGCCAACGCCAACGTCGCGAATCTTCTCCTGGCTCGCGCGTCGGCCCGTGGAAAAGAGATCGCATTACGCGCGGCGATGGGGGCAAGTCGCTTTCGCATTATCCGGCAATTGCTCACCGAAAGCGTCCTGCTAGCCGGCTTGGGGGGGCTCCTGGGTTTGGTGATCGCCCAATGGGGAACCGAAGCGCTCATCAAAACCGTCCCGCAAAACATTCCGCGCATCAGCACCATTCAGCTCGATGCCTCGGTGCTGATTTTCACGCTGCTGGTTTCGCTGGCGACCGGCGTGATTTTCGGCCTTGTCCCCGCCTGGCAGGCCTCACACGTCGATCTCAACAGTTCGCTCAAATCCGGCAGCCGCACCGGTAGCGCGGGAGAAGGAAAGGGTCGCATCCGCAACGCCCTCATCGTGGCCGAGGTCGC carries:
- a CDS encoding ABC transporter permease translates to MTDLRYAFRQLVKSPSFSATAIVALALGIGATTAMFAVIYAFLLRPLPYANPDQLVMLQSRNVTTGNDLGVNYLDFLDWRKESRSFSDVAFCNLFWNGNVESPAGSTETVKTTFTTANLFSLLGVQPMLGRDLTPADDEPNAPKVLLISERLWKRTFGGDPNIIGRDIRLSGTPRAVVGVMPTGFRFPSQTDLWVPVGSVYGMAWTSGATNSNKDRAWRSDQAIARLKPGVTMQTAQSEMSVIAERLAQQYPDTNKLVGAAVVPLRDHVAGNVRFSLLLLLAACGGVLLIACANVSQLLLARATTRHRELSVRAALGASRWRLARQALTESALLAIVGSIVGALLAVWLVDVVTKAIPIELPFWIRIDLNPFVLGFTILASGLTTLLAGSLPAFQSARVEIAQSMKSSAGPVVGAGARARELLTAAQVAISIVLLVGASLVLRSLLKLGEVNPGFDPSHVVMMTVNPTYQGEEPEQTMLDRYSRLMQRLSEMPGVESVAVNNSPPFVPQGPWNRSQVVGETQPVSPSLNPIANFQSVSPDYFRVLRIPLVRGRFFSAADKLGEPRVCIVSERLAKALWPNEDPVGRTLRSQWPGSTAPPNTLMTVVGVVGDVRDQALEREAGPGLYRPILQGVWKQLYFLVRARGNALALAPAIRREIASAAPEVGVYHFVSLEQEVANSLWQSRLRGWLLGFFSMVALALAATGLSGAIAYGVAQRTREIGVRMALGATRPAILRLVLGQGMRAVVLGLVAGIIGAIVVSRLLRASLFGISADDLASYTGATLLLAATAVVAALIPARRATQVNPTEALRTE
- a CDS encoding ABC transporter permease encodes the protein MTDLRYAFRQLIRSPSFSATAIIALALGIGATTAMFAVIYAFLLRPLPYTDPDKLVMLQSRGTRTGNDVGVNYLDFVDWKKQSQSFSDIAFFNLRWNGNIESPGGMTETLKTTFTTANLFSLLGVQPMLGRDLTPADDEEKAPKVIMISERVWKKTFGGDPNVIGRTIRLDGGTPRTVVGVMPAGFRFPVQTDLWVPMASVFGKTTNREWRADQAMGRLKPNVTVAEAQAEMTLIAQQLAQLYPNTNKEVGAAVVPLRDHTTGNVRFSLVLLLASCGGVLLIACANVSQLLLARGTTSERELSIRAALGASRWRLARQVLAESALLAISGSIAGALLAFWLVGSVAAAIPVELPFWIRIDLNPSVLIFAIGISGLTTLLAGFLPAWQSARVEISQSLKTSSGTVAGTGRRARELLTAAQVAISVILLVGASLVLRSLLKLNEVNPGFDPHQTVMMEVNPTYVGDEPSQTRADRYARLLQRISQLPEVESAAANNSPPFVPQRPWNRLAFTAEGQSDDEQRANPRPNFQTVSPEYFRLLRIPLLRGRAFQDSDTMEATRVCVMSQRLAEKVFPGQDPLGRRITMGRPDDEGGPNWMTVVGVVGDVRHQALGNEAGPDLYNTSLQLAWKQMHFLVRVREGIKPLSIVPSLRKEMAVVAPEVGVFNFVSFGDEVTNSLWQQRLRGWLLGFFSVVALALAATGLYGAIAYGVAQRTREIGVRMTLGADRAAVLRLVLGQGMRAVAFGILAGVGGALLLSRVVSASLFGINANDLASYAGATLLLAATAAIAALIPARRASQVNPMEALRTE
- a CDS encoding ABC transporter permease yields the protein MMTDIRYGLRQLIKHPAFTIIAILTLALGIGANTAIFSVVNAVLLKPLPFPEPDQLIAVGMTDTRQKGETNLGSLSYPDFFDFRDQNRTLASIAVYADRSFALTGEEGATSLHGVKASAEFFDVLGIKPKMGRAFVREDEQGGGGPGGFKVLISDEFWKKHFAGDSNVIGRPVTLDRRPHTVIGVLPAGFQFPIQNDATDFYVSIAEDAANPDGSQPQTKQRGSHSLRAVARLKPGASVAQANSDLSAIAEALSKQYPESNTHFGVLAKPLREEMIGDVRTALYILFGAVVCVLLIANANVANLLLARASARGKEIALRAAMGASRFRIIRQLLTESVLLAGLGGLLGLVIAQWGTEALIKTVPQNIPRISTIQLDASVLIFTLLVSLATGVIFGLVPAWQASHVDLNSSLKSGSRTGSAGEGKGRIRNALIVAEVALALVLLISAGLLIQSFARLGRVQPGVRTERLLTARLGLPDVAYPKNENIIMFFDQFLSRVRAIPGVESASAILPLPLSGGNMVTSFDDADNPLPDGQRPGAPVRIIATDYFKTMGIPLRQGRVFDERDRFESAPVVIVNERFAQKFFPGQNVIGKRIMPGFAADDTGEKMREIVGVVGNVKHLSLKNEDSPEMYLPQTQIPFGVMSLVIRTSVSNPNALTNSVRKELAAIDASVPLTKVSVFDEYISKSLARPRFNTLLLSIFAGTALVLTAIGIYGVLAYSVAQRTSEIGIRIALGAGKSSIFRLIVGQAMTLVGVSLVLGLAGAFAATRLLNSLLFGVGASDPGTFAGIVLLVSVVAFIAAWLPARRATRVDPIIALRAE